The Candidatus Neptunochlamydia vexilliferae genome has a window encoding:
- a CDS encoding nucleoside hydrolase — translation MTSDLSHPIPMIVDTDVDLDDMVAILYLLKSPRGNIKAITVVGGGMSRWEYGAKNISNLLELAGRSHVPVAYGAKKSLSPAGSFPKEWRDEADAVRGIKLPQNPVQPVRVSASDLMVDLIMNSPNKISLFCMGPLTNLAIAMEKTPAIKENIDHLYIMGGVIVPPGNIEGRPQGFRNTTAEYNIFLDAKAASDVFNSGVPITLIPFDVTEQVPITKAFFDRLSKDRKTPSANFVYEAIKPFSKMHARFKDYFLDSLAAVVITHPEIATYRTLNLTINMRKGPEYGRLMMTKKGVPINVCTEVDTDAFYKIFLETLNLPENIKQNHTESH, via the coding sequence GTGACCTCGGACCTCTCCCATCCTATCCCGATGATTGTCGACACCGATGTCGACCTTGATGATATGGTCGCAATTCTCTACCTTCTTAAGTCGCCCCGCGGAAACATCAAAGCAATCACCGTCGTTGGTGGGGGAATGTCTCGGTGGGAATATGGAGCCAAAAACATCTCCAACCTTTTGGAGCTTGCTGGCCGATCTCATGTTCCCGTTGCCTATGGGGCCAAAAAATCGCTCAGCCCCGCGGGGAGCTTTCCAAAAGAGTGGCGCGATGAGGCCGATGCCGTGCGGGGGATTAAGCTCCCACAAAACCCGGTCCAACCGGTCCGCGTCTCTGCAAGTGACCTCATGGTCGATCTCATTATGAATAGCCCCAATAAAATCTCCCTTTTCTGCATGGGGCCGCTGACAAATCTCGCTATCGCCATGGAAAAAACCCCAGCCATTAAAGAGAATATCGACCATCTCTACATTATGGGAGGGGTTATTGTCCCACCAGGAAATATTGAGGGGCGTCCTCAAGGCTTCCGAAACACCACTGCGGAATATAACATTTTCCTCGATGCTAAGGCAGCCTCTGATGTTTTTAACTCAGGAGTTCCCATTACACTCATTCCTTTTGATGTGACAGAACAGGTGCCGATTACCAAAGCCTTTTTCGACCGCCTGTCGAAAGACCGAAAAACTCCTTCTGCTAACTTTGTCTATGAAGCGATCAAGCCCTTTAGCAAGATGCATGCACGGTTTAAGGACTACTTCCTAGATTCTTTAGCAGCAGTTGTCATCACCCATCCTGAAATTGCCACCTACCGCACCTTGAACCTGACGATTAACATGCGAAAAGGGCCCGAGTATGGACGGCTCATGATGACGAAGAAGGGTGTGCCGATTAACGTTTGCACCGAAGTCGACACCGATGCCTTTTACAAAATCTTCCTCGAAACGCTCAATCTTCCCGAAAACATCAAGCAAAATCACACCGAATCACACTAG
- a CDS encoding sulfite exporter TauE/SafE family protein — MQLIGFAITGVLAGTLAGLLGIGGGLVTIPCLLFIFSRADIAPSMLMHLAIGTSLSAMVFNTLSASYSHKRKKGVLFAAVKPMLLGIAVGALLGVTIARMLSSQFLEILFGAFECLVGIRFLIPKKEHYVDTANLPPFWALSGIGFGVATFSTMLGIGGGILNVPILHHFKVPLKKAIGTASALSFCITTFGAIYYLFLGFNAPETSYSMGYIYLPAFFLVAVFALCFAPLGVKLAHRLPAGVLKKIFGVALVVIGLSMIL, encoded by the coding sequence ATGCAACTCATAGGCTTTGCCATTACAGGGGTCTTAGCAGGGACTCTTGCCGGTCTTCTCGGCATTGGAGGAGGGCTTGTCACCATCCCTTGTCTCCTTTTTATCTTTTCCCGCGCCGATATTGCTCCATCGATGCTGATGCACCTGGCGATTGGAACCTCCCTTTCTGCAATGGTCTTTAATACCCTATCGGCAAGCTACTCCCATAAAAGAAAAAAAGGGGTTCTCTTTGCTGCGGTTAAACCGATGCTTCTTGGAATTGCTGTTGGGGCTCTTTTAGGTGTGACTATTGCTCGGATGCTCTCGAGTCAATTCCTCGAAATCTTGTTTGGGGCTTTTGAATGTCTCGTAGGGATCCGCTTCCTCATTCCTAAAAAAGAGCACTATGTCGATACAGCAAACCTTCCCCCTTTCTGGGCCCTTAGTGGAATCGGCTTTGGGGTAGCCACCTTCTCAACAATGCTTGGTATCGGAGGGGGGATCTTAAATGTTCCGATCCTCCACCACTTTAAAGTTCCCTTGAAAAAAGCGATTGGAACGGCCTCAGCGCTCAGCTTCTGCATCACCACCTTTGGAGCCATCTACTATCTCTTCTTAGGGTTTAATGCTCCTGAGACCTCTTATAGCATGGGCTACATCTACCTCCCCGCATTCTTTCTTGTGGCGGTCTTTGCCCTTTGCTTTGCCCCTCTTGGGGTAAAGCTAGCGCACCGTCTTCCCGCGGGAGTTCTAAAGAAGATCTTTGGGGTCGCCCTTGTTGTTATTGGACTCTCAATGATTCTATAG
- a CDS encoding NAD-dependent malic enzyme — MTEIKRRFENGEEVVEIGLEASDILHDPVLNKGTAFTEEERHELGLHGLLPFHTSTLEEQLKRAYGKFQKKETDIGRYAFLASLQNRNETLFYALCSEHPEEMLPYIYTPTVGDASLNYSNIYTENRGVYISYPHKERIEEIVNNIPRDRVDVIVVTDGARILGLGDLGMGGMAIPVGKLALYSLFGGVHPAYTLPITLDVGTNNQNLLNDPLYLGWRHERLSGPDYDAFVEAFVQAVTKRFPNVLIQWEDFAKDQAQPLLDRYREKVCCFNDDIQGTAGVVVAGLLAAIKGMNGDIKEQRIVLFGAGSAGIGIAELLTQAMMLEGASREEAKEKIFVMGRNGLAHTGSEGLDDLKKRFAQKEEAIEKWGVKDMQHIPLLETIQHAKPTILIGTSTQPGTFNEEIVTEMKKHVARPIIFPLSNPTSRSEAHPKDLLKWTQGQALIATGSPYKPIEHEGKTYVIGQCNNVFIFPGVGLGVIAVGATRVTDAMFLKAADVLSKYAPVLNNPYASLFPRLTELRAISLDVAIAVAKQAVEEGVCQSPPADLEKAVREAMWEPKYARYKKK; from the coding sequence ATGACAGAAATAAAGCGTAGATTTGAAAACGGAGAAGAGGTTGTTGAAATCGGCTTAGAGGCAAGTGATATCCTCCATGACCCCGTCCTCAATAAAGGAACCGCCTTTACCGAAGAGGAAAGGCACGAACTCGGTCTTCACGGCCTTCTTCCCTTCCACACCTCAACCCTCGAAGAGCAACTGAAAAGAGCCTATGGCAAATTCCAGAAAAAAGAGACCGATATTGGGCGGTATGCCTTCTTAGCATCCCTTCAAAACCGGAATGAAACCCTTTTTTACGCCCTTTGCTCTGAGCATCCCGAAGAAATGCTCCCTTACATCTATACGCCAACAGTGGGAGATGCCTCTCTAAACTACAGCAACATCTACACCGAAAATAGGGGAGTTTATATCTCCTATCCCCATAAAGAGCGGATCGAAGAGATTGTCAATAACATCCCGCGCGATCGGGTCGATGTGATCGTGGTCACCGATGGGGCCCGCATCTTAGGGCTAGGCGATCTCGGCATGGGAGGGATGGCAATTCCTGTGGGAAAACTCGCCCTTTACTCTCTTTTTGGAGGCGTTCACCCCGCCTATACCCTTCCGATTACCCTTGACGTTGGCACAAACAATCAAAACCTTTTAAACGATCCCCTCTATCTCGGTTGGCGCCATGAGCGGCTGAGCGGCCCTGACTATGACGCTTTTGTTGAAGCGTTTGTTCAAGCGGTGACCAAGCGGTTCCCCAACGTCCTGATTCAATGGGAAGACTTTGCAAAAGACCAGGCCCAACCCCTCCTTGACCGCTACCGAGAAAAGGTTTGCTGCTTTAACGATGATATCCAAGGAACGGCAGGCGTGGTCGTTGCAGGCCTACTCGCAGCGATCAAAGGGATGAATGGCGATATTAAAGAGCAACGGATTGTCCTTTTCGGAGCAGGTTCTGCCGGTATCGGGATTGCTGAGCTCCTGACCCAAGCGATGATGCTCGAAGGGGCCTCCAGAGAAGAGGCCAAAGAAAAGATCTTCGTCATGGGAAGAAATGGTCTTGCCCATACGGGTTCAGAAGGGCTCGATGATCTCAAAAAGCGGTTTGCCCAAAAAGAGGAAGCGATCGAGAAGTGGGGAGTTAAGGATATGCAACATATTCCTCTTCTTGAAACGATCCAGCATGCCAAGCCGACGATCCTGATTGGGACCTCCACACAACCGGGGACCTTTAACGAAGAGATTGTCACCGAAATGAAAAAGCATGTCGCCCGTCCGATTATCTTCCCTCTATCTAACCCCACCTCCCGCTCAGAAGCCCATCCAAAGGACCTTCTAAAGTGGACCCAAGGACAGGCGCTGATCGCTACTGGTAGTCCCTATAAGCCGATCGAACATGAGGGGAAGACCTATGTGATCGGGCAGTGCAATAACGTTTTTATCTTCCCCGGCGTGGGCCTTGGAGTAATCGCTGTAGGAGCTACCCGTGTCACCGATGCAATGTTCCTTAAAGCAGCGGATGTCTTAAGTAAGTATGCCCCTGTTCTAAACAATCCGTATGCTTCCCTTTTCCCCCGCTTAACCGAACTGCGGGCGATCTCTTTAGATGTCGCCATCGCTGTCGCTAAGCAAGCAGTGGAAGAAGGTGTCTGTCAGAGCCCACCAGCCGATCTTGAAAAAGCGGTGCGTGAGGCGATGTGGGAACCGAAGTACGCCCGCTATAAAAAGAAATAA
- a CDS encoding Npt1/Npt2 family nucleotide transporter, which yields MKVKNWIRQLHGEKLFLLFAMLSGFFITAEYAITKPTSNSIFLAHYNVSLYPYAWLLTIPLNLLVVTFYNRFLERFGCFRMFLITVFATMGINGICGLFVREHPSLAFLLYIWKDIYVMLMFQQLWSVIHTKTSLNKAKYLYGILFGVSGIGAIFGSIVPGFFAVKMGSEHLLFLTVPLYLLFIGAYYAMLRRSGGGLSATKERTRGGLQLIKSSKALKFILIIVVLMQLSTTIMDYQFSSFLQERFPVQDLRTEFYGRLWGLINAFKLCLQFFATFLLVQFLGFRRSHFVVPGVLFGNAILTIFNPSFAFITYSFSVIKTFDYSVFNILKEMLYVPLKTEEKFKAKAVIDVFAYRSAKGLASLFVIGMGALSADKLPYAYSWGPFALFAIWLAVAFLYFQKKETLDTLDGSRRRA from the coding sequence ATGAAAGTTAAAAATTGGATTCGACAGCTTCATGGGGAAAAGCTCTTCCTCCTTTTTGCGATGCTCTCTGGCTTTTTTATCACCGCCGAGTATGCAATTACTAAGCCAACGAGTAACTCGATTTTTCTGGCTCACTATAATGTGAGCCTTTACCCTTATGCGTGGCTTCTTACCATCCCTCTGAACCTTCTGGTCGTCACCTTCTATAACCGCTTTTTGGAGCGGTTTGGCTGCTTTCGGATGTTCCTGATCACCGTCTTCGCCACGATGGGGATCAATGGGATCTGTGGCCTCTTCGTGAGAGAACACCCCTCGCTCGCTTTCCTCCTCTACATCTGGAAAGATATCTATGTGATGCTCATGTTCCAACAGCTCTGGTCGGTCATCCACACCAAAACATCGCTGAATAAGGCCAAGTACCTCTATGGAATTTTGTTTGGAGTGAGTGGGATTGGGGCGATCTTTGGAAGCATTGTTCCGGGCTTTTTTGCCGTGAAGATGGGTTCAGAGCACCTTCTTTTCCTAACCGTTCCTCTCTATCTTTTATTCATTGGGGCTTACTACGCCATGCTACGGCGGAGCGGGGGAGGGCTCTCTGCAACTAAAGAGCGGACACGGGGAGGTCTCCAGCTTATTAAAAGCTCAAAAGCACTGAAGTTTATCCTCATAATTGTGGTTTTAATGCAGCTGTCAACCACCATTATGGACTACCAGTTTAGCTCCTTTTTGCAGGAGCGATTCCCGGTTCAGGATCTCCGAACAGAATTCTATGGGCGCCTCTGGGGGCTCATCAACGCTTTTAAGCTCTGCCTCCAGTTTTTTGCCACCTTTCTCTTGGTCCAGTTTTTAGGGTTTAGACGGAGCCACTTTGTCGTACCGGGAGTTTTATTTGGAAATGCGATCCTTACCATTTTTAACCCGAGCTTTGCCTTTATTACCTATAGCTTTAGCGTCATCAAAACCTTCGATTACTCGGTCTTTAATATCTTAAAAGAGATGCTCTACGTCCCTCTTAAAACCGAAGAAAAATTTAAGGCCAAGGCGGTTATCGATGTCTTTGCCTATCGCTCTGCCAAGGGGCTTGCCTCTTTATTTGTGATTGGGATGGGAGCCCTTTCTGCCGACAAACTCCCTTATGCCTACTCGTGGGGTCCCTTTGCTTTATTTGCAATTTGGCTTGCAGTGGCCTTTTTGTACTTCCAAAAGAAAGAGACTTTGGATACACTTGATGGATCAAGGAGAAGAGCATGA
- a CDS encoding M48 family metallopeptidase → MKKLILFLLFAVCGFAAECDFTPVAVPESTPEAVSFYKSGNILWAIQLLWSLAIPALILFSGFGVRLRNFCQRITGIWLWKTALFALFFLLIVTVLTLPLDFYTSYIRPHSYGLSNQPLGRWLQHYLIGTGMSTGVGIILVWILYGVIRVSPKRWWLYFGLLSFPMTLFFVLIYPLWVSPLFNQFGPMQDKQLEQKILHLAYRAGIEGSRVYEVNKSTDTKAINAYVTGIGTSKRIVIWDTAIKGLSEDELLFVMGHEMGHYVLHHIWWGIAIQTALSIAILSLVYITGNRYVRKLGGWNDIASLPLIILLYTFYSFLLSPISNLASQKKEHDADTFGLELTHLNEAAATGFVKLQYNNLGYPWPGKLYMLFRASHPSIGSRITYFNTYHPWCEGKKGKYEKRFHAIIGE, encoded by the coding sequence ATGAAAAAATTGATCCTTTTTTTACTCTTTGCGGTATGCGGATTTGCTGCGGAGTGTGACTTTACACCGGTAGCGGTTCCAGAATCCACTCCTGAGGCAGTTTCCTTCTACAAGTCTGGAAATATTCTTTGGGCTATCCAGCTTCTTTGGAGTTTAGCCATCCCTGCCCTCATCCTCTTTAGTGGTTTTGGGGTGAGGTTGCGCAATTTTTGCCAAAGGATCACCGGGATATGGCTGTGGAAAACGGCTCTTTTTGCCCTCTTTTTCCTTTTGATTGTCACTGTCCTAACCCTCCCTCTCGATTTTTATACCAGCTACATCCGCCCCCACTCCTATGGCCTTTCTAACCAGCCCCTCGGCCGCTGGCTCCAGCACTACCTAATTGGAACGGGGATGTCGACAGGGGTCGGGATCATCCTTGTTTGGATCCTCTATGGAGTGATCCGGGTCAGCCCCAAGCGATGGTGGCTCTATTTTGGCCTGTTAAGCTTTCCTATGACCCTTTTCTTTGTTTTGATTTATCCCTTATGGGTCTCCCCCCTTTTTAATCAGTTTGGACCGATGCAGGACAAGCAACTTGAGCAAAAAATCTTGCACCTTGCCTACCGCGCTGGGATTGAGGGGAGTCGCGTCTACGAGGTCAATAAAAGTACTGATACGAAAGCAATCAATGCCTACGTCACAGGGATCGGAACCAGCAAGCGGATTGTGATCTGGGATACCGCGATCAAAGGGTTAAGTGAGGACGAGCTTCTTTTTGTCATGGGGCATGAGATGGGCCACTATGTGCTTCACCATATTTGGTGGGGGATCGCCATCCAAACAGCTCTATCTATTGCCATCCTTTCCCTTGTTTACATAACAGGCAATCGCTATGTCCGCAAGTTAGGGGGTTGGAACGATATTGCTTCGCTTCCTCTCATTATCCTTCTCTATACGTTTTACTCTTTTCTCCTCTCACCCATCTCGAACCTCGCCTCGCAAAAAAAAGAGCACGATGCCGACACCTTCGGCCTTGAGCTTACCCACCTCAATGAGGCGGCAGCAACCGGCTTCGTCAAGCTGCAGTACAACAACCTTGGCTATCCCTGGCCGGGTAAGCTCTATATGCTTTTCCGCGCCTCCCACCCCTCGATCGGCTCCCGCATCACCTACTTCAACACCTACCACCCCTGGTGCGAAGGGAAGAAGGGGAAGTATGAAAAGCGCTTTCATGCTATAATAGGTGAATGA
- a CDS encoding HD domain-containing protein, protein MKIYDPVHRFIHLDKLESMLIHTPPFQRLHYIHQLGVTFFVYPGATHRRFEHSLGVMELATRIYDQITFEELPKVLEGLVPKCGSDEHRYWRRVVRLAALCHDLGHLPFSHVAEHRLLGKGGHEVWTQKIMESAFLSPVWEAFAKEAPGHDVKQDVMKVALGEKKFGKEFTPWERVVTEIITGDFFGSDRIDYLLRDSQCTGLAYGLFDYHQLIEMLKIILTPEGNLVLGVEENGVESCEALLLARHYMHKRLYQYSSVKSYSYHLARFMETIYYDLGEDLERYVSMTDNEVLAELNVASRDENHPGHFDAKCLYIRNYRFRAIALSAPPEEEELRALNIPEDEIAWELTPVGKKTIGLNVPVLRQDGTIDVGENLSEISVPPKERSWVYVAPQYEAEIRKKLSHVDALR, encoded by the coding sequence ATGAAAATTTATGATCCTGTTCACCGCTTTATCCACCTCGATAAGCTCGAAAGTATGCTCATTCACACCCCTCCCTTTCAGCGCCTTCACTATATCCACCAGTTAGGGGTGACCTTCTTCGTCTATCCTGGGGCAACCCACCGCCGTTTTGAGCACTCTTTAGGAGTGATGGAGCTGGCGACGCGGATCTACGATCAGATCACCTTCGAAGAGCTTCCGAAAGTTTTAGAGGGGTTGGTTCCTAAGTGTGGAAGCGACGAGCATCGCTATTGGCGGCGGGTTGTGAGACTCGCGGCCCTGTGCCACGACCTGGGTCACCTTCCCTTTAGCCATGTGGCAGAACACCGCCTCCTCGGCAAAGGAGGACATGAGGTGTGGACCCAAAAGATCATGGAAAGTGCGTTCCTATCTCCTGTTTGGGAAGCTTTTGCAAAAGAGGCGCCTGGCCATGATGTGAAGCAAGATGTGATGAAAGTCGCCCTTGGCGAAAAGAAGTTTGGAAAGGAATTCACCCCATGGGAGCGGGTTGTTACAGAGATCATCACAGGGGACTTTTTTGGATCGGATCGTATCGATTACTTGCTGCGCGACTCGCAGTGCACAGGTCTTGCTTATGGCCTCTTCGACTACCATCAGCTGATCGAAATGCTCAAAATCATCCTCACCCCTGAAGGAAACCTCGTCCTCGGCGTCGAGGAAAATGGGGTCGAGTCGTGTGAAGCGCTTCTTTTGGCGCGCCACTACATGCACAAGCGTCTTTACCAGTATTCAAGTGTCAAATCGTATAGTTACCACTTAGCCCGCTTTATGGAGACGATTTACTACGATCTGGGCGAAGATTTAGAGCGGTACGTTTCGATGACCGATAATGAGGTCCTCGCTGAGCTCAATGTTGCCTCGCGCGATGAAAATCATCCCGGCCACTTCGATGCAAAATGTCTCTACATCCGCAACTACCGCTTCCGCGCGATTGCTCTCTCGGCTCCTCCAGAAGAAGAGGAGCTCCGCGCCCTTAACATCCCTGAAGATGAAATTGCCTGGGAGCTTACCCCTGTAGGAAAGAAAACGATCGGCCTCAATGTCCCTGTTTTAAGGCAAGATGGAACGATCGACGTTGGGGAAAACCTTTCAGAGATCTCTGTCCCTCCCAAAGAGCGGAGCTGGGTTTACGTTGCTCCTCAGTATGAGGCAGAAATTAGGAAAAAACTGAGCCATGTGGATGCGTTGCGATGA
- a CDS encoding amino acid permease: protein MKNRLMHMKKQLGIWMLTALVVGNMIGSGVFLLPASLASFGSITVFSWVATAIGAILLAMVFAKLSTLFPKTGGPYLYCKEGFGNFIGFQVAYNYWIYMWVGNAAIAVAFTGYLATFWPAVAHSNLLAFCMAAGIVWFFTIVNIIGVHLAGRFQLILTILKFVPLLLIAFIGIFFVDGHNLAYFNVSGKSNFSALSGGAMLTLWAFLGLESASIPADNVRNPEKTIPRATILGTTLTALVYIVSTVAIMGVIPMPQLQESTAPFADLAGRIFGGWGMYVMGAAAIISCAGALNGWILLQGQIPMAAARDRLFPKKFTHLSKGGAPIFGILLSSVLITLVLILNFNKNLVDQFTFIISLATLAALIAYLYSSVAEFVIYLKYPEKKETKTVIKTLTISGLAFLYAFWATVSAGQEIVFYGALLMFTSIPIYGWMEWKKHLESHENL, encoded by the coding sequence ATGAAAAATAGACTGATGCACATGAAAAAACAATTAGGTATTTGGATGCTCACCGCCCTTGTGGTGGGCAATATGATCGGCTCGGGGGTCTTCCTTCTCCCAGCCTCACTGGCAAGTTTTGGAAGCATCACCGTCTTTAGCTGGGTGGCCACAGCGATTGGGGCGATCCTCCTTGCGATGGTCTTTGCAAAACTGAGCACCCTCTTCCCCAAGACGGGAGGGCCCTACCTCTACTGCAAAGAGGGGTTTGGCAACTTCATTGGCTTCCAGGTCGCCTACAATTATTGGATCTACATGTGGGTCGGCAATGCAGCGATTGCGGTCGCTTTTACCGGCTATTTGGCCACCTTTTGGCCAGCGGTTGCCCATAGCAATCTCTTAGCTTTTTGCATGGCGGCTGGGATCGTTTGGTTTTTTACGATCGTCAATATCATTGGTGTTCACCTGGCAGGCCGTTTTCAGCTCATTCTGACCATTTTAAAATTTGTTCCGCTCCTACTCATTGCCTTTATTGGGATCTTTTTTGTCGATGGGCACAACCTTGCCTACTTTAATGTGAGTGGAAAGTCGAACTTTTCCGCCCTTTCTGGGGGAGCGATGCTCACACTTTGGGCCTTTTTGGGACTGGAGTCAGCTTCGATCCCCGCAGACAATGTGAGAAATCCGGAAAAAACGATTCCCCGAGCAACCATTTTAGGAACGACGCTGACCGCTCTTGTCTACATTGTCAGCACGGTGGCGATTATGGGGGTCATTCCGATGCCGCAGCTTCAAGAATCGACTGCCCCTTTTGCCGACCTGGCAGGACGGATATTCGGTGGCTGGGGCATGTATGTAATGGGAGCAGCAGCGATCATCTCTTGCGCCGGTGCTCTCAACGGGTGGATCCTCTTGCAAGGGCAGATCCCGATGGCAGCGGCCCGTGACCGCCTCTTCCCGAAAAAGTTCACCCACCTCTCTAAAGGGGGAGCGCCGATCTTTGGAATTTTGCTCTCGTCGGTGCTAATTACTCTGGTCCTGATCCTCAACTTTAATAAGAACCTCGTCGACCAGTTTACCTTCATCATTTCCTTGGCAACATTGGCAGCGCTGATCGCTTACCTTTATAGTTCGGTTGCCGAGTTTGTTATTTACCTCAAATACCCCGAGAAAAAAGAGACGAAAACGGTCATTAAGACACTTACCATCTCAGGCCTTGCTTTCCTCTATGCCTTTTGGGCAACGGTGAGCGCTGGGCAAGAGATCGTTTTCTACGGGGCCCTACTCATGTTTACGAGCATCCCCATTTATGGGTGGATGGAATGGAAAAAACACCTGGAGTCCCATGAAAATTTATGA
- a CDS encoding DUF4160 domain-containing protein encodes MSNVVSEFYGMTILMLLDPSDKTPHIQVLYEGEISKFNISSDEMYEGSLGEIGQDIIKEWLPKHREELTHNWKLLLENKKPEPIAPFVE; translated from the coding sequence ATGTCGAACGTAGTTTCCGAATTTTATGGGATGACTATTTTAATGCTGTTAGACCCTTCCGATAAGACTCCCCATATTCAAGTTCTTTATGAGGGTGAAATTTCTAAATTTAATATTTCATCGGACGAGATGTATGAAGGTAGTCTTGGAGAAATTGGCCAGGATATCATAAAAGAATGGCTCCCTAAACATCGCGAAGAGCTGACTCATAACTGGAAGCTTTTATTAGAAAACAAGAAACCAGAGCCTATTGCTCCATTTGTTGAATAA
- a CDS encoding DUF2442 domain-containing protein has translation MNSSNERIISCQPSPNYHIWVRFQDGLEGIVNLGGLRQKPAFKRVWKSEEDFSKARIDPFTHTVAWGETGYEVDVNPAELRKEILESLTND, from the coding sequence ATGAATTCGTCAAACGAACGCATTATTAGCTGCCAGCCAAGCCCAAACTACCACATCTGGGTTCGTTTTCAAGATGGACTTGAGGGGATAGTGAATCTTGGAGGTCTTAGGCAGAAGCCCGCCTTCAAAAGAGTATGGAAAAGCGAAGAAGATTTTAGTAAAGCCCGCATTGATCCATTTACCCATACCGTTGCTTGGGGAGAAACAGGATATGAAGTAGATGTTAACCCCGCTGAACTTAGAAAGGAAATTTTAGAAAGTCTAACTAACGACTGA
- a CDS encoding DUF4160 domain-containing protein, with amino-acid sequence MPIIDIVHGIFFVIYTGREHPPPHVHVKYGEYEASMDIKTGEIIQGRLPRPARRIAQDWLKKNRLKVLREWERMEQGETPQRGVIKIRTL; translated from the coding sequence ATGCCTATCATCGATATTGTCCATGGAATTTTTTTTGTTATCTATACTGGCAGGGAGCATCCCCCTCCACATGTGCATGTTAAATATGGAGAATATGAAGCTAGTATGGACATTAAAACAGGAGAGATTATCCAAGGCCGCCTCCCTAGGCCAGCTCGTAGGATCGCTCAAGATTGGTTAAAGAAAAATAGACTTAAAGTTCTAAGAGAATGGGAGCGAATGGAACAAGGAGAGACCCCACAACGGGGTGTGATTAAAATCCGTACTCTATAA
- a CDS encoding MBL fold metallo-hydrolase, producing MPIIECFPSGPFETNAYILACSETRKGVFIDPSPGSYEKLLDGAAAIKMEAVLLTHSHWDHIGDLKKVKGNFGIPVYVHPADRGNVEKPGSDGLPLMFLIEGSVAEFELKEGQVIDVGHLQLRVIETPGHTPGGVCFYLEKEKILFAGDTLFKGSIGNLSLPKATPSAMWTSLDKLAKLPPETVVYSGHGPATTIGDEDWLPKAREMFS from the coding sequence ATGCCCATCATTGAATGTTTTCCCTCAGGACCTTTTGAAACCAATGCCTACATCCTCGCCTGTTCGGAGACCCGTAAAGGAGTTTTTATCGATCCGTCGCCGGGGAGTTATGAAAAGCTTCTTGATGGAGCAGCAGCCATTAAGATGGAGGCGGTTTTGCTCACTCACTCCCACTGGGACCATATCGGTGACCTAAAGAAAGTTAAGGGGAACTTTGGGATCCCTGTCTATGTCCACCCTGCCGATCGGGGCAATGTCGAAAAACCTGGAAGCGATGGCCTTCCGCTGATGTTTCTGATTGAGGGGAGCGTCGCTGAGTTTGAGCTAAAAGAGGGGCAGGTGATTGATGTGGGCCACCTTCAGCTCCGCGTTATTGAAACGCCGGGCCACACGCCAGGCGGCGTCTGTTTTTATCTGGAGAAAGAGAAAATTTTATTTGCGGGGGATACCCTTTTTAAAGGGTCGATTGGAAATCTTTCTTTACCGAAGGCAACCCCTTCAGCAATGTGGACCTCCCTAGACAAACTAGCAAAACTTCCCCCTGAGACGGTGGTCTATTCGGGGCATGGACCCGCTACGACCATTGGGGATGAAGATTGGCTTCCAAAAGCGCGAGAAATGTTTAGTTAA
- a CDS encoding peroxiredoxin: MNTLLIGKKAPNFKAAAVANGKINEDFSLDLFSGKYVVFFFYPLDFTFVCPTELHAFQAKLKEFEARGAQVIGCSVDSAFSHLAWVNTPKNRGGIEGVTYPLVADLNKNIARDYHVLNEEAGVAFRGLFLIDKEGVIRHQLVNDLPLGRSVDEALRLLDALIFHEENGEVCPANWQKGEKSMTPNQEGLTAYFG; the protein is encoded by the coding sequence ATGAATACACTACTTATTGGAAAAAAAGCCCCAAACTTTAAAGCGGCAGCGGTCGCAAATGGGAAGATCAACGAAGACTTTTCACTCGATCTTTTCTCTGGAAAATATGTTGTTTTCTTTTTCTATCCCCTTGACTTCACCTTTGTTTGCCCGACAGAGCTTCATGCTTTTCAAGCAAAACTAAAAGAGTTTGAAGCGCGAGGAGCGCAGGTGATCGGCTGTTCGGTCGACAGCGCTTTTTCACACTTGGCATGGGTCAATACCCCAAAAAACCGCGGGGGCATTGAAGGGGTGACTTACCCTCTCGTTGCTGATCTGAATAAAAACATCGCTCGCGACTACCATGTCCTCAACGAAGAAGCGGGGGTGGCCTTCCGCGGACTCTTCCTCATCGACAAGGAAGGGGTCATCCGCCACCAGCTGGTTAACGATCTTCCCTTAGGCCGCTCGGTGGATGAGGCCCTTCGCCTCCTCGACGCCCTTATTTTCCATGAGGAAAATGGAGAGGTTTGTCCCGCCAACTGGCAAAAAGGGGAAAAGTCGATGACGCCTAACCAAGAAGGGTTGACTGCTTACTTTGGTTAG